The following are encoded in a window of Thermoproteota archaeon genomic DNA:
- a CDS encoding SRPBCC family protein: MARIEASVDIKSTIDKVWDIVSDLDNEPKYWKGTKEVKNISKEGNKIKREITIAFKDKKCNQEVTLYPKEKIESIFTKGIIEGTKTINISQKEDFVKLEAIWDIKLSGMMGMFTGMISKHIKSGTEQALQSIKDEIE, encoded by the coding sequence TTGGCAAGGATAGAGGCTTCTGTTGATATAAAATCAACCATAGACAAAGTTTGGGACATAGTATCAGACTTAGATAATGAACCAAAATATTGGAAGGGCACAAAGGAAGTAAAAAACATCTCAAAAGAGGGGAATAAAATCAAACGAGAGATTACAATTGCATTTAAAGATAAAAAGTGTAATCAAGAAGTCACCTTATATCCCAAAGAAAAGATTGAATCAATTTTTACAAAAGGAATAATCGAAGGTACAAAAACCATCAACATATCTCAAAAAGAAGATTTTGTAAAATTAGAGGCAATTTGGGACATTAAATTATCTGGTATGATGGGGATGTTTACTGGAATGATATCAAAACACATCAAGAGTGGAACTGAGCAAGCATTACAATCCATTAAAGATGAGATAGAATAG
- a CDS encoding tRNA-binding protein, giving the protein MTNVTYEDFAKLDIRVAKVISTEKIPGKSKIIKGVIDLGDDHRDVIIGGAQYYEADEMIGKTVIVIANLEPKKMAGVESNAMLLAADVDDKPFWLTVSDEVPLGSPIK; this is encoded by the coding sequence ATGACAAATGTAACTTATGAAGACTTTGCTAAATTGGATATTAGAGTTGCCAAAGTAATATCTACCGAAAAAATTCCCGGCAAATCAAAAATCATCAAGGGAGTGATTGATCTAGGTGATGATCATAGAGATGTAATCATTGGTGGTGCTCAATATTATGAGGCAGATGAGATGATCGGTAAAACTGTAATTGTGATTGCAAATCTAGAGCCAAAAAAAATGGCTGGTGTAGAATCAAATGCCATGCTTCTTGCGGCTGATGTTGACGATAAGCCTTTTTGGTTAACTGTATCTGATGAAGTGCCTTTGGGCTCTCCAATAAAATAA
- a CDS encoding TATA box-binding protein translates to MPQTKPIVSVENVVASASVDQKMDLNEITRTFPDVEYHPDQFPGLVFRLKSPKTATLIFTSGKMVCTGSKSEEMARKAVKTVVQKLRKGGIKVKKDAVVEIQNIVASINLGGKIHLEQAARTLPRSMYEPEQFPGLIHRMLDPKTVILLFSSGKLVCTGAKKEPDVYRSVNNLHALLEEKDLMIYD, encoded by the coding sequence ATGCCACAAACTAAGCCAATAGTAAGTGTTGAAAATGTAGTAGCATCTGCGTCAGTAGACCAAAAAATGGATCTTAACGAGATTACCAGGACATTTCCAGACGTTGAGTATCATCCGGATCAATTTCCAGGATTAGTATTTCGATTAAAAAGTCCTAAAACAGCTACACTAATTTTCACATCAGGAAAAATGGTATGCACCGGTTCAAAATCTGAAGAGATGGCAAGAAAAGCTGTAAAGACAGTTGTACAAAAACTTCGCAAGGGCGGGATCAAAGTAAAAAAAGATGCAGTTGTTGAAATTCAAAATATCGTTGCATCAATTAATCTGGGTGGAAAGATACACCTAGAGCAAGCTGCGAGAACTTTGCCAAGAAGTATGTATGAGCCAGAGCAATTTCCAGGATTGATTCATAGAATGCTAGATCCAAAGACAGTGATTCTATTATTCTCCTCTGGAAAATTAGTATGTACAGGTGCAAAAAAAGAGCCAGATGTGTATAGGTCAGTAAATAATCTTCATGCATTATTAGAAGAGAAAGACCTAATGATCTATGATTAA
- a CDS encoding DUF1512 domain-containing protein encodes MLVWILPVIIFVFYGQRIQLQITSNDIKKQINKLNLYKDESRTELINHVKNFSKTDHTSRLDTFVDYFTIMPVDMDPNGIVSKVRHIIRSREDHTRLQIKSLYPEIDDYELSRVQTLLEITSTLKLLYKIINHLYLTAKKQNNYPLILPLQMMLPFIMEEAEALKEALTAFKAGQPVGDGIGPMVVGKLMLNTKKQPIAFQTVYSETEYKGKKLFLMKAEGPQSSVGRLGDGVESLTSKNKIDFIIMIDASLKFEGEDSAQTSQGFGAAIGGIGTERFQIEEIATKNNIPIFAIVIKQSVKEAITLMTKEIAEKADDVRSQVYKMIDENVDSGKSVLVIGVGNTMGVPQ; translated from the coding sequence ATGTTGGTTTGGATTCTTCCTGTGATAATCTTTGTTTTTTATGGTCAGAGAATCCAATTACAAATTACATCAAACGACATTAAAAAACAAATCAATAAACTCAATCTCTACAAAGATGAATCCAGAACTGAATTAATCAATCACGTGAAAAATTTTTCAAAAACAGATCATACATCACGTCTTGATACTTTTGTTGATTACTTTACAATCATGCCGGTGGATATGGATCCTAATGGAATTGTATCCAAAGTTCGCCACATAATTCGTTCTCGTGAAGATCATACTAGATTACAAATTAAATCACTGTATCCTGAAATTGACGATTATGAACTAAGTCGAGTACAAACATTACTGGAAATTACTTCAACTTTGAAATTACTATACAAAATTATCAATCACTTGTATCTTACAGCAAAAAAACAAAATAACTATCCGCTGATTTTACCATTACAAATGATGCTTCCTTTTATAATGGAAGAAGCTGAGGCTTTAAAAGAAGCATTAACTGCTTTTAAAGCTGGTCAACCTGTGGGCGACGGAATCGGACCTATGGTTGTTGGCAAATTAATGCTTAATACAAAAAAACAACCTATTGCATTTCAAACTGTATATAGTGAAACTGAATATAAAGGAAAAAAATTATTTTTAATGAAAGCTGAAGGACCCCAATCATCGGTAGGACGTCTTGGGGATGGAGTTGAATCGCTTACTTCTAAAAATAAAATTGATTTTATAATTATGATTGATGCTTCATTAAAGTTTGAGGGTGAAGATTCTGCTCAAACATCACAAGGTTTTGGAGCAGCTATAGGCGGAATCGGTACTGAAAGATTTCAGATAGAGGAAATTGCTACAAAAAATAATATTCCAATATTTGCAATAGTGATTAAACAATCTGTAAAAGAGGCTATTACATTAATGACAAAAGAGATTGCCGAAAAAGCTGATGATGTTCGTTCTCAAGTTTACAAAATGATTGATGAAAATGTAGACTCTGGTAAATCTGTGTTAGTAATTGGAGTTGGAAATACAATGGGTGTTCCTCAATGA
- a CDS encoding type II methionyl aminopeptidase: MQVEDYIKAGKIASEVREMVRRKNWVGKTVFEICEEVESQIIQRGAKCAFPVNTSINELAAHYTAEPNDQLTIKDDDLVKIDLGAQINGYIADTAVTVCYDPQYDGLVQAAEEALANAMAMIKVGVKASDIGRTIEKTIKQLGYKPIANLSGHSLDQYTIHAGKSIPNIWSIGTFSLTDSSAYACEPFVTTDEGLGFVREGKIKNIYALVSRKKTKNEEADKLLDHIWENYNMLPFALRWITKTYEEKQARELLEILIKKKAVHAYPVLVEANGQRVAQAEHTFIPDQNGATVTTIAQ; this comes from the coding sequence TTGCAAGTCGAAGATTACATCAAAGCAGGAAAAATTGCATCAGAAGTTCGAGAAATGGTGCGAAGGAAAAATTGGGTTGGAAAAACTGTCTTTGAGATATGTGAGGAAGTGGAAAGTCAAATTATTCAAAGAGGAGCAAAATGCGCATTTCCGGTAAATACTAGCATAAATGAATTAGCTGCTCACTATACAGCAGAGCCCAATGATCAGTTAACAATCAAGGATGATGATCTTGTAAAGATAGATCTTGGAGCTCAGATTAACGGATACATTGCAGATACTGCAGTAACGGTCTGTTACGATCCACAGTATGATGGTCTTGTTCAAGCTGCAGAAGAGGCATTAGCAAATGCAATGGCAATGATCAAAGTCGGTGTCAAAGCAAGCGATATCGGAAGAACGATTGAAAAAACCATCAAGCAGCTAGGATACAAACCAATAGCTAATCTAAGTGGACATTCATTGGATCAGTATACAATACATGCTGGAAAATCAATTCCAAATATTTGGTCTATAGGAACTTTCTCATTAACAGACTCTAGTGCTTATGCATGTGAGCCTTTTGTGACAACAGATGAAGGATTAGGATTTGTCAGAGAAGGAAAGATAAAAAACATCTATGCATTGGTATCTAGGAAGAAAACAAAAAATGAAGAAGCAGATAAACTTCTAGATCATATTTGGGAAAATTACAACATGCTTCCATTTGCACTACGATGGATTACCAAAACATATGAGGAAAAACAAGCAAGAGAATTACTTGAGATACTCATCAAGAAAAAGGCAGTTCATGCATATCCAGTGCTAGTAGAGGCAAACGGGCAAAGAGTGGCTCAGGCAGAACATACATTCATTCCTGATCAAAATGGTGCTACAGTTACAACTATAGCTCAATAG